The region TACTCCATGGAATGATGTGTTTTTGATATATTCTAATATCAAATCTCTTGATATTTGAAATGATTCAATTTTGTTGTTACAAGCTGCATTTATACGATCGATTAATGCTTTTTGCGATCTACAATTATAAACTTTAAGTCTTTTATTAAGTATAAGccataaaatacaaaatatatccaaatattttacaaatttaaaatgtaaagtTTCTTTTAAAACCTTAGAGTGTGTGTAAGATTCATTTGAGCTAGTTTTATTATGAAGGTGTGAGTTCATTATACTATAAAATTGAGGAATAAAAaggtgtaaataaattcgTCTATTTCattgtatttgtaatattttgtcacaaattttttaaaatatagttACAATCATGATctcatttaatataatgaattgtttttaaaactgGTGTAAAAGAATCCACTTTTCtgttaacacatattaGTTGGATGGGGTGTATGCTAACAAATTCACAATATAAAACAGTTTCTTGTTTTActttctttaaattttatttttagttttatttagCTGTTTGTTCTAATTCCAAATTCTGTCTATTCCAGTCTAATTACCTAATTTTTTCCCAATAACATACACAATGACTGACGAGAGGACTTTTGTCATGGTTAAGCCTGACGGCGTTCACAGGAACTTGATCGGCGAGGTCGTAAAGAGGTTTGAGAACAAGGGTTTGAAGCTCGTCGCTGCCAAGTTTAAGGTTCCCTCAAAGGAGCTCGTCGAGAAGCACTACGCGGCCCACGAGGGCAAGCCCTTTTTTCCCGAGCTCGTCGCCTTCGTCGGACAGGGCCCTGTGTTCTGCACGGCTTGGGAGGGCCCCAACGCCGTCAAGGTTGGAAGGTCGCTCCTGGGAGTCACGAACCCCGTGGACAGCGCCCCCGGGACCCTCAGAGGCGATTTCGGACTCACGCTCTCGAAGAACCTCGTCCACGCCAGCAGCTCCCTCGAGGACGCTCTCAGCGAGTGCAACCTCTGGTTCTCCCCCGATGAGTTTGTGAGTTGGACTCCCAACGCCGCCAAGTGGGTCGTATAGTCCAACTCATGTCCAGTGTGTGCGCACACACGCTGTGAAGAGCCCTTAATGTGGTATTTACCTAGGCGTGTACTGTACATGGTTAACGTAAAATAGGCAGGTGTGTACGAGTACATGgttaatgtaaaataggcAGGAgtttatgtgtgtgttcGCCTTGTGAGCCTACGCTATGAGGTGCTTCACTATGACGTCGACGTCCAGACTCGAGAGGTCCTTGTAGCTCTGGCCGTTTCCCACGAAGAGGATCGGCCGCCCCGTGATGTACACCATCGAGAGCGCCGCGCCCACCTTGTCGTCGACGGTGTCGAACTTCGTGAGCACGAGGCCGTCGATGCTGCGGTTGCGCGCGCTCTCGCCCATCTTGCTGATCGCGGCGTTGAACTTGCGCAGCTGGTCCACCGCGTCGTTGCCCACC is a window of Theileria orientalis strain Shintoku DNA, chromosome 2, complete genome DNA encoding:
- a CDS encoding nucleoside diphosphate kinase is translated as MTDERTFVMVKPDGVHRNLIGEVVKRFENKGLKLVAAKFKVPSKELVEKHYAAHEGKPFFPELVAFVGQGPVFCTAWEGPNAVKVGRSLLGVTNPVDSAPGTLRGDFGLTLSKNLVHASSSLEDALSECNLWFSPDEFVSWTPNAAKWVV